In one Lachnospiraceae bacterium GAM79 genomic region, the following are encoded:
- the murI gene encoding glutamate racemase, whose protein sequence is MNDNSRPIGIFDSGIGGISVLKEIVALMPEENYIYYGDSAHAPYGTRQVADIQNLSRSCVEFLLEHDAKAIVIACNTATSAAAAMLRADYPDIPVIGIEPALKPAVLWKEHDRIAVMATPMTLKQDKFLSLMHTYEDRSVIYRVPCPKLVGFVENGDLDSPKLHDYLQEVLSPYLEKGIDAIVLGCTHYPFVEKMIRTVVGPDIKIFVGSHGTAVELRRRLIAAGLKSDSTGDGTVEIYNSCTTDGDAHVALCRKLLAL, encoded by the coding sequence ATGAACGATAACTCCCGTCCAATCGGTATATTTGATTCCGGCATTGGCGGTATCAGTGTCTTAAAAGAGATCGTTGCACTGATGCCGGAGGAAAATTATATATATTATGGTGATTCTGCACATGCTCCATATGGGACACGACAGGTCGCCGATATTCAGAATCTAAGTCGGAGTTGTGTAGAATTCCTGCTTGAACATGATGCAAAAGCGATCGTGATCGCTTGCAACACCGCAACCAGTGCTGCTGCCGCCATGCTTCGTGCCGACTATCCCGATATCCCAGTAATCGGCATTGAACCGGCATTAAAACCAGCCGTTCTCTGGAAGGAACATGACCGGATTGCGGTTATGGCTACCCCTATGACATTAAAACAGGATAAGTTTCTGTCACTGATGCATACATACGAAGACCGATCCGTAATCTACCGTGTACCATGTCCAAAGCTGGTTGGCTTTGTGGAAAACGGAGATCTGGACAGTCCGAAGCTTCATGATTATCTGCAAGAGGTTCTCTCGCCTTATCTGGAAAAGGGAATTGATGCGATCGTGCTTGGCTGTACACACTATCCGTTTGTGGAAAAAATGATCCGAACCGTTGTCGGTCCGGACATCAAGATTTTTGTCGGGAGCCACGGAACTGCCGTAGAACTGCGTCGCCGCCTGATCGCAGCAGGCTTAAAATCAGATTCTACCGGAGATGGAACAGTCGAGATCTATAACAGCTGTACGACTGACGGGGACGCGCATGTTGCCCTTTGCAGGAAGCTGCTGGCATTATAA